A window of Synechococcales cyanobacterium T60_A2020_003 genomic DNA:
CTTTGACGGTCGCCATTGTTTGAATCGCAAGGTCACTATAAAGAACTGACGCGCCGGGTTTGCCGCTCAACTCCTCGACCACCCACTGCCCCAGCACAGATTCTTCGATCCAGAAGGTGAGGCTTCCCCTAGCCTTCAATCCAGCGTTATACTCTGACCAGTTGCGGATGCGGTATTGAGGTTTCATGGCAGGTTTTATATGTGATAACTGAAATTTACCATGCCTCTCCTGCCCGCAACCCCTCTTTCATGCAACAACGCCGTTTTGAGTTAGTAATGAAGTTGGTCGTACCGAAAAAGGGAGTTAGGCGACGGGTTGAGCCAGGTAGGCTTCAAAGCGCGATCGCACTTGAGCGATGGAGAGTCCCTGACTCCAGTACTCCACCAGGGCATGACCAAACGCCCAAGCGTTGCGATCGGGGGCGGCGGCATTATCGAGCAGCAGCGGCCAGAGGGCTAGGAGATCAAAGCTTGGCGGTTTAGTCGTGGACTCACTGAGCAAGGTGTAGAGGTCGTAGGCCATTTGCAGTTTGCCAATCACAACGGGAAGCTGCTCCACGGGGATCTGTTCCGCGAGGAGGTAGGCCAG
This region includes:
- a CDS encoding transposase, encoding MKPQYRIRNWSEYNAGLKARGSLTFWIEESVLGQWVVEELSGKPGASVLYSDLAIQTMATVK